One region of Triticum aestivum cultivar Chinese Spring chromosome 6B, IWGSC CS RefSeq v2.1, whole genome shotgun sequence genomic DNA includes:
- the LOC123140129 gene encoding collagen alpha-1(III) chain-like isoform X1, with translation MDAPAPDNIAAEKGGQQQMHQDEKEHRPMFRRVKDRMRKMKNTIAGHGHDHDHDHEQDTGGGDSNSTGEDEENAATREAEVEKGGYQQQVVEDKPIFADSSPEHNDAPGVRLGDLGATAATQEVKRDDAPGVRLGDLGAPAAAKEVKHDDAPGVRLGDLGAPAAAKEVKRDNAPGVRLGDLGAPAAAKEVKRDNALGVRLGDLGAPAAAQEVKRDDAPGVRLGDLGPPAAAQEVKHDDAPRVLLADLGGPAAAQEVKRDDAPGVRVGDLGAPAAAQEMKHDDAAGVRLGDLGGPAAAQEVKHDDAPGVRLGDLGAPAVAQEVKRDDAPGVQLGDLGPPAAAQEVKHDDAPRVQLADLGGPAAAQEVKRDDAPGVRVGDLGAPAAAQEMKHDDAVGVRLGDLGGPAAAQEVKHDDGPGVRLGDLGAPAVAQEVKRDDAPGVRLGDLGGPATAQEVKHDDAPRVQLADLGGPAAAQEVKRDDAPRVRVGDLGAPAAAQEMKHDDAAGVRLGDLGGPAAAQEVKHDDAPGVRLGDLGAPAVAQEVKRDDAPGVRLGDLGPPAAAQEVKRDDPPGVQLGDLGGPAAAQEVKRDDAPGVRVGDLGAPAAAQEMKHDDAAGVRLGDLGGPAATQEVKHDYAPGVRLGDLGAPAAAQEVKRDDAPGVLLGDLGAPAAAQEVKRDDAPGVRLGDLGAPAAAQEVKRDDAPRVRLGDLDGPASAQEVKRDDAAGMRLGGLDGPASAQEVKRDDAAGMRLGGLDGPASAQEVKRDDAPGVRLGDLGSPVVEDPAVLNSRTPMPRGGEDIGTADAVRNFEAMTVSDDPKQVGARKMDVDVSKEYEAMPVSDGTGEEWNDAPTDAEYTGSDTDRLKNTAAGTVYEKVAGVGTVVASKAQQVTPGFGAGGNAQDDSSATAAPESVTAGAGKRDLDLPQEGTRASYTGTATDATATEGLKNAATDATGTEGAPGATYTDMIKSAAAGTTEYGKKLASTVYDMIKSAVAGATEYGKKLASTVYEKVAGVGTAVASKAQQVTTSAGTAVLHGAAPRTNTNVM, from the exons ATGGACGCGCCGGCCCCCGACAACATCGCCG CTGAGAAGGGCGGGCAGCAACAGATGCACCAGGACGAGAAGGAGCACAGGCCGATGTTCAGGAGAGTCAAGGAcaggatgaggaagatgaagaacacCATCGCCGGCCACGGCCACGATCACGATCACGATCACGAGCAGGACACCGGGGGCGGTGATAGCAACAGCACCGGCGAGGACGAGGAGAATGCGGCGACGAGGGAAGCCGAGGTGGAGAAGGGCGGATACCAGCAGCAAGTCGTCGAGGACAAGCCCATCTTCGCGGACTCCAGTCCCGAGCACAACGACGCTCCGGGGGTGCGGCTTGGTGACCTTGGCGCCACGGCAGCGACGCAGGAGGTGAAGCGCGACGACGCTCCTGGGGTGCGGCTTGGTGACCTTGGCGCCCCGGCAGCGGCGAAGGAGGTGAAGCACGACGACGCTCCAGGGGTGCGGCTTGGTGACCTTGGCGCCCCGGCAGCGGCGAAGGAGGTGAAGCGCGACAACGCTCCAGGGGTGCGGCTTGGTGACCTTGGCGCCCCGGCAGCGGCGAAGGAGGTGAAGCGCGACAACGCTCTGGGGGTGCGGCTTGGTGACCTTGGCGCCCCGGCAGCGGCGCAGGAGGTGAAGCGCGACGACGCTCCGGGGGTGCGGCTTGGTGACCTTGGCCCCCCGGCAGCGGCGCAGGAGGTGAAGCACGACGACGCTCCGAGGGTGCTGCTCGCCGATTTGGGCGGCCCGGCAGCGGCGCAGGAGGTGAAGCGCGACGACGCTCCGGGGGTGCGGGTTGGTGACCTTGGCGCCCCGGCAGCGGCGCAAGAGATGAAGCATGACGACGCCGCGGGGGTGCGGCTCGGCGATTTGGGCGGCCCGGCAGCAGCGCAGGAGGTGAAGCATGACGACGCACCGGGGGTGCGGCTTGGTGACCTTGGTGCCCCGGCAGTGGCGCAGGAGGTGAAGCGCGACGACGCTCCGGGGGTGCAGCTTGGTGACCTTGGCCCCCCGGCAGCGGCGCAGGAGGTGAAGCACGACGACGCTCCGAGGGTGCAGCTCGCCGATTTGGGCGGCCCGGCAGCGGCACAGGAGGTGAAGCGCGACGACGCTCCGGGGGTGCGGGTTGGTGACCTTGGCGCCCCGGCAGCGGCGCAAGAGATGAAGCATGACGACGCCGTGGGGGTGCGGCTCGGCGATTTGGGCGGCCCGGCAGCAGCGCAGGAGGTGAAGCATGACGACGGACCGGGGGTGCGGCTTGGTGACCTTGGTGCCCCGGCAGTGGCGCAGGAGGTGAAGCGCGACGACGCTCCGGGGGTGCGGCTTGGTGACCTTGGCGGCCCGGCAACGGCGCAGGAGGTGAAGCACGACGACGCTCCGAGGGTGCAGCTCGCCGATTTGGGTGGCCCGGCAGCGGCGCAGGAGGTGAAGCGCGACGACGCTCCGAGGGTGCGGGTTGGTGACCTTGGCGCCCCGGCAGCGGCGCAAGAGATGAAGCATGACGACGCCGCGGGGGTGCGGCTCGGCGATTTGGGCGGCCCGGCAGCAGCGCAGGAGGTGAAGCATGACGACGCACCGGGGGTGCGGCTTGGTGACCTTGGTGCCCCGGCAGTGGCGCAGGAGGTGAAGCGCGACGACGCTCCGGGGGTGCGGCTTGGTGACCTTGGCCCCCCGGCAGCGGCGCAGGAGGTGAAGCGCGACGACCCTCCGGGGGTGCAGCTCGGCGATTTGGGCGGCCCGGCAGCGGCGCAGGAGGTGAAGCGCGACGACGCTCCGGGGGTGCGGGTTGGTGACCTTGGCGCCCCGGCAGCGGCGCAGGAGATGAAGCATGACGATGCCGCGGGGGTGCGGCTCGGCGATTTGGGCGGCCCGGCAGCAACGCAGGAGGTGAAGCACGACTACGCTCCGGGGGTGCGGCTTGGTGACCTTGGCGCCCCGGCAGCGGCGCAGGAGGTGAAGCGCGACGACGCTCCGGGGGTGCTGCTTGGTGACCTTGGCGCCCCGGCAGCGGCGCAGGAGGTGAAGCGCGATGACGCTCCGGGGGTGCGGCTTGGTGACCTTGGCGCCCCGGCAGCGGCGCAGGAGGTGAAGCGCGACGACGCTCCGAGGGTGCGGCTTGGCGATTTGGACGGCCCGGCGTCGGCGCAGGAGGTGAAGCGCGACGACGCCGCGGGGATGCGGCTTGGCGGTTTGGACGGCCCGGCGTCGGCGCAGGAGGTGAAGCGCGACGACGCCGCGGGGATGCGGCTTGGCGGTTTGGACGGCCCGGCGTCGGCGCAGGAGGTGAAGCGCGACGACGCTCCGGGGGTGCGGCTCGGCGATCTCGGCAGCCCTGTCGTCGAGGACCCGGCCGTGCTGAACTCGAGGACGCCCATGCCGCGAGGTGGCGAAGACATCGGCACGGCGGACGCCGTCCGTAACTTCGAGGCGATGACTGTGTCAGACGACCCCAAGCAAGTCGGCGCACGGAAGATGGACGTCGACGTGAGCAAAGAGTATGAGGCAATGCCGGTGTCGGACGGCACCGGGGAGGAATGGAACGACGCACCCACGGACGCCGAGTACACCGGGAGCGACACGGACAGGCTCAAGAACACGGCAGCTGGCACGGTATATGAGAAGGTCGCCGGCGTCGGCACGGTCGTGGCGAGCAAGGCGCAGCAGGTCACCCCCGGCTTCGGCGCTGGCGGGAACGCGCAGGACGACTCCAGCGCAACTGCCGCCCCTGAATCGGTGACCGCAGGTGCCGGGAAGAGGGACCTCGACTTGCCGCAAGAGGGAACGCGGGCGTCCTACACCGGCACGGCAACGGACGCGACGGCCACGGAGGGGC